The Streptomyces sp. NBC_00576 genome contains the following window.
CGATGTCCGTGCCCATGTAGAGCGCGATGGGCGCCCAGAGGGTGTCGAACATGCCGAAGCTGTTGACGATCTGGAACGTCGCCACCTGCGTCGTGACGCCGGGGACCAGGGTCGCCACCAGGAACAGGGCGATCACCAGCTTCCGGAAGCGGAAGGTGAAGCGGTCGATCGCGTACGCCGTCATCGAGCCGATGAGGACGGTTCCCGCGACGGCGAACAGCAGGATGAAGGCCGTGTTGGCGAACGCGGCCAGCATCTCGCCGTCCTGGAACGCGGTCACGTAGTTGTGGAAGTTCAGGAGGTCGCCCGGCAGCGAGAGCGCCCCGCTGTCGTCCGCCATCTCCTGCTCGGTCTTGAGCGAGGTCAGGACGATCACGCCCAGCGGCAGCAGGACGATCACCGCCGCGAGGACCAGGGACAGGTACACGAACGTACGGGCAACCGCTCGGCGCGTCATACGAGGTCCACCCTGTCGTCCGGAACGAGCCGCCGCTGCACCCAGGTCGCGGCCAGCACGATCAGCAGCAGTACGACGGCCGCCGCCGAGGCGAGCCCCGTCTTGTTGAACTGGAACGCCAGCTTCACCGTCTGGATCACGAACGTCTCGGTGCCGGTCGCCCCGCCGGTCATGATGTACGGGATCTCGAAGACCGACAGGGATCCCGAGATCGACAGGATCACGGTCAGGCTCAGCACCGGTTTGATGCCCGGCGCGATGATGTACCGGAACTGGTGCCAGCGGTTCGCCCCGTCGAGTTCCGCGGCCTCGTACAACTCCCGCGGAATGGACTGGATCGCGCCCAGGAACAGAACGAAGTTCAGGCCCATGTAGCGCCACACCGAGACGCCGGCGAGCGAGATGTTCGCCGACTCCGGTGTGCCCAGCCAGGCATGGTCCGTGTGGACGCCGAAGAGGCTGAGCACCGAGTCGAGGGTGCCGCCGTCCTGGAAGAAGTAGAGGAACACGAAGCCGATCGCGACCCCGTTGATCAGGTACGGGAAGAACAGCACGCCCTTGAAGAAGCTCCGGAAACGGACATTGAAGCTGAGGATCGTCGCGAAGTAGAGCGCGGCGACGATCTGGAGCGCGGAGGCGGCCAGGTAGTAGCCACTGACGAAGAACACCTCGAACAGCTCGGGGCGCGTGAGGAGTTCGGTGTAGTTCTCGGTGCCCGTGTAGTGCAGTTCGGGGCTGACGCCGTCCCAGTCGGTGAAGCTGTAGGCGACCATGTTGACGATCGGCGCGTAGGTGAAGGTCAGCAGCAGCGCGAGCGGGGCGATCAGGAACAGCCAGGGGGTCACGCCCCGCCACAGGCGTGCCCTGGGCGGGGGTGGAGGCGGTCCGGGGGTGCCGGTGGGGGGCGCGGGCGGCGGTTCCTTTCGTCGCGCCGCCCTTCGTCCCGTCATGCCTGCCTCGGTCGTGTCCGTCACTGCGTCCCCACGGACTGCTGGGCGTCGGTCCAGCGCTTGCCGAGGTCCCCGAGGAAGTCGTCGAGGCTGCCCTTGCGGGCGCCGCGGGCCAGGTCGACGAGATCCTGACGGTAGTCGGGGGCGTAGAGGCCGACCTCCGACTCGGTGTCGATGAGCTTGAGCTGGGCGCCCGCCTTGTCGTCGACCTCGATGAACTTCACTCCGGCGTCCTCGTACGGCTGGAGCACGGTGGGCAGCGGAGCGTCCTTGAGCGGAGAGATGGCCAGGTTGTCCTCCCCGTAACCGGACTTGTCGGTGAACCAGTCGATCCAGGCGCGGGCCGCCTCCTTGTGCTTGCTGTGGACGTTGACCGCCTGGTTGTAGTCGGGACCGATCACCGCGCAGAACTTGCCGTCCACCTGGGCCGGGAACGGCATGAACCCGATGTCGGCGGGGTCGGTGCCGGCCTTCTTGGCCGCGTCCTGGAACTGGATGATCGCCCAGGTGCCGAGCCACTGCGTGGCGATCTGACCCTTCGCCATACGGGGTTTGGACGCCTCCCAGTTGGTGGTCGTCGGGTCCTTCTCTGCGAGCCCGTCGTGCACGATGTCGTAGAGCAGGGTGTCGCCGACGCGCAGGTCGGCGCCCTTGGCCCAGGGGTCGCTCTCGACCAGTTTCGTCGTCGCCCCGGTGTCGCAGCCGACCGAGCCGTTGACGGACGTCCATGACGTGAGCGGCCACTGGGCGGCGAAGTTGGTGTAGTACGGGTCCGCGTCCGTCTTCGACTTGATCGCCTTCAGGGCGGTGATGAACTCGGCGGGTGTGGTGGGCCAGTCGGTGATCCCGGCCTCCCGCCAGACCTTTTTGTTGTAGAGGAACCCGGGGGACACCCCGATCGGGCTCTGGCCGTAGACCTTGCCCCCGACGGTGGTGTAGTCGGTGAAGCGATACTTCTTGGCGCGCTCCGCCTGGGTGCCCAGCGAGGCGAAGAACTTCGGGTAGTCGCTCTTCTTGATCACCGCGGGGATCAGCAGGACATCGCCGTAGTTCTCCGTGTTCATACGGATCTTGACTTCGGCCTCGTAGTTGGTGAGCGCCTCGAACTCGACCTTCACCTTCGGATACGTCTTCCGGAAGTCGTCGGCGTACTTCTTCATCGTGCCGTCCTGCACGAGATCGGTCCGCACGGTGAGGACCTTGATGGTTCCACTCACTTTTGACGGGTCGTCAACAGCCTTGGCATCGGCGCCCTTTGAGGTTCCTCCGGTTCCTGTGCACGCGGAAAGCAGCAGGCCGGCGGTGAGGAGTGCGGGAATCGTTCGGCGGTTCATGTGCATCAGCTCCGTTCGGGACGGACGAGCACTACAGGGATGGCTGATTCGGCACTCTGACACCACTTACTGAACCGGTAAAGTCCCTATTTCGCCAAGGGTGCCGCCATGTTTTCCGCGCTTGACCCCTGCGGGAATGGAACGGTTTAGGAGTGCGCATGCTGGAGGCCACACCACTCACCGAGGGCTGGACCGTGCGGTACGAGGGAGGCGAGGGGGGCGAACTGCCTGCCACCGTCCCCGGGTGCGTGCACACCGACCTGCTGGCGGCCGGAGTGATCCCGGACCCCTTCATCGGCCGGAACGAGACCGAGGTCGCGTGGGTGGGGCGCCGGGAGTGGACCTACGAGACACAGCTCGCGGCCCCTTCGGTCCATGGCCGGCACGAGGTTCATGAGCAGACCGATCTCGTCTTCGACGGGCTCGACACCGCCGCCGAGATCCGGCTCGACGGTCAACTCCTCGGCCGGGTACGGAACATGCACCGCTCGTACCGCTTCGATGTGACCGGTATGACTGGGCGGCTGTCCGTGCGGTTCGCTTCCGCGTACGCCGAGGCCGAGGCCGTTCGGGAGCGGCTGGGCGAGCGGCCCGGCGCCTATGCCGAGCCCTATCAGTACATCCGGAAGATGGCCTGCTCCTTCGGCTGGGACTGGGGTCCGACCCTCGTCACCGCCGGGATCTGGCGGCCGGCGCGCCTGGAGCACTGGTCGACGGCCCGGATCGCCCGGGTGCGCCCCGAGGTGACGGTGGACGAACACGGGCTGGGACACGTCGAGTTGGCGGTCGACGTCGAGCGCACCAGAGTCGAGGCCGGGCTCACCCTGGAGGCGCGGGTGAGTGGTCGCGGCCTTTCCGGTGGCGGTGAGGTCCTGGCGCGGGGCGAGATCGACGGGACCAGCGGTGTCGTACGGCTCGAAGTGCCCGACGCGGAGCTGTGGTGGCCGCGTGGATACGGGCAACAGGCTTTGTACGACGTTGAGTTGACGCTCCGTCATGCAGACGTCCTGCTGGACGGCTGGCGGCGGCGGGTCGGATTCCGGACCGTCGGGCTCGACACCTCCTCCGACGCCCACGGGACCGGGTTCACCCTGGTCGTCAACGGGGAGCGGCTGTTCGCGCGGGGCGTCAACTGGATCCCGGACGACGTGTTTCCGTCCCGGATCACCCGGGAGCGGTACCGGGAGCGGCTCACGCAGGCGGCCGGCGCCGGTGTGGATCTCGTCCGGGTGTGGGGCGGCGGGATCTACGAGAGCGAGGACTTCTACGACGCCTGCGACGAGTTGGGGCTCCTTGTCTGGCAGGACTTCCCCTTCGCGTGCGCCGCCTACCCCGAGGAGCAGCCGCTGCGGGGTGAGGTGGAGGCGGAGGCCCGGGAGAACGTCGTACGGCTGATGCCGCATCCCTCGCTCGTGCTGTGGAACGGGAACAACGAGAACCTGTGGGGCTTCAGGGACTGGGCATGGGAGCAGCGCCTCGCCGGGGAGTCGTGGGGCGAGGGCTATTACCTGGGCGTACTGCCGCGTGTGGTGGCCGAGTTGGATCCCACACGGCCGTACACGGCGGGCAGTCCCTGGTCCGGGTCCTGGGAGCGGCATCCGAACGATCCGGCGCACGGTACGCACCACTCGTGGGAGGTGTGGAACCGGGAGGACTACGCCGACTATCGGCTCGAAGTCCCGCGTTTCGTGGCCGAGTTCGGGTGGCAGGCACCGGCCGCGTACGCCACTATGCGGCGCGCGCTGCCGGGTGAGCGGCTCGCCGCCGACTCCTCCGGCATGCTGCACCACCAGAAGGCGGAGGACGGGAACGGGAAGCTGGAGCGCGGGCTCGCCCGGCATTTCCCCTTGCCGGAAGGGGACTTCGACCGCTGGCACTACCTCACCCAGGTCAACCAGGCCCGGGCCGTCGCCACCGGGATCGAGCACTGGCGTGCGCACTGGCCGGTGTGTGCGGGGACGATCGTGTGGCAGCTCAACGACTGCTGGCCGGTGACGTCCTGGGCGGCGATCGACGGGGACGGGCGCGAGAAGCCGCTCTACCACGAGCTGCGGCGGCTGTACGCGGACCGACTGCTCAGCCTTCAAGTGCGGGGTGAGGACGTGGTGTTGGCCGTCGTCAATCAGACGGCGGAGCGGTGGGCGGGGACGGTGGAGCTGCGGCGGGTGTCCGTGGACGGGGGCGTTGCCGGCGAGTCGGTGCGGGTCCCGTTCGTGGCGGAGCGACGGGCGGTTGCCGAGGTGCGGGTGCCGGGGGACGTCGTGCCGGTGGGGGCGAAGGAGTTCCTGGTCGCGGACGTCGAGGGGGCAGAGGGGGCAGAGAGAGCAGAGGGAGCCGACGGGGTGGGGCTGCGGGCGCTGTACTTTCCCGTTCGGGACAGTGAAATCCCTTACCCCCGCCCGGAGTTCGACGTGAGTGTCGGTCCGGGGGCGGTTACCGTCACGGCTCGCACCCTCGTACGGGATCTGCTGTTGCAGGCCGACCGGCTGGACCCGGGAGCGCGGGCCGATCGTGGGCTGGTGACCCTGTTGCCCGGGGAACAGGTGACCATCGGGGTGCGCGGCTGGGAGACTCCGGATGCCGAGACCGCCCGATCGGCCCTGTACTGCGTGGAGCCCGCCAGATGACGGCATTGCCGACCCCCCGCGTCACCATCAAGGACGTCGCCGCGCGCGCCGGCGTGTCCAAGGGGGCGGTGTCCCTCGCCTTCAACC
Protein-coding sequences here:
- a CDS encoding carbohydrate ABC transporter permease; the protein is MTRRAVARTFVYLSLVLAAVIVLLPLGVIVLTSLKTEQEMADDSGALSLPGDLLNFHNYVTAFQDGEMLAAFANTAFILLFAVAGTVLIGSMTAYAIDRFTFRFRKLVIALFLVATLVPGVTTQVATFQIVNSFGMFDTLWAPIALYMGTDIVSIYIFLQFVRSIPISLDESARLDGANAFTIYRKIIFPLLKPAIATVVIVKGITVYNDFYIPFLYMPSEDLGVISTSLFRFKGPFAAHWETISAGAVLVILPTLIAFLSLQRFIYNGFMKGATR
- a CDS encoding carbohydrate ABC transporter permease; amino-acid sequence: MTGRRAARRKEPPPAPPTGTPGPPPPPPRARLWRGVTPWLFLIAPLALLLTFTYAPIVNMVAYSFTDWDGVSPELHYTGTENYTELLTRPELFEVFFVSGYYLAASALQIVAALYFATILSFNVRFRSFFKGVLFFPYLINGVAIGFVFLYFFQDGGTLDSVLSLFGVHTDHAWLGTPESANISLAGVSVWRYMGLNFVLFLGAIQSIPRELYEAAELDGANRWHQFRYIIAPGIKPVLSLTVILSISGSLSVFEIPYIMTGGATGTETFVIQTVKLAFQFNKTGLASAAAVVLLLIVLAATWVQRRLVPDDRVDLV
- a CDS encoding extracellular solute-binding protein; this translates as MNRRTIPALLTAGLLLSACTGTGGTSKGADAKAVDDPSKVSGTIKVLTVRTDLVQDGTMKKYADDFRKTYPKVKVEFEALTNYEAEVKIRMNTENYGDVLLIPAVIKKSDYPKFFASLGTQAERAKKYRFTDYTTVGGKVYGQSPIGVSPGFLYNKKVWREAGITDWPTTPAEFITALKAIKSKTDADPYYTNFAAQWPLTSWTSVNGSVGCDTGATTKLVESDPWAKGADLRVGDTLLYDIVHDGLAEKDPTTTNWEASKPRMAKGQIATQWLGTWAIIQFQDAAKKAGTDPADIGFMPFPAQVDGKFCAVIGPDYNQAVNVHSKHKEAARAWIDWFTDKSGYGEDNLAISPLKDAPLPTVLQPYEDAGVKFIEVDDKAGAQLKLIDTESEVGLYAPDYRQDLVDLARGARKGSLDDFLGDLGKRWTDAQQSVGTQ
- a CDS encoding glycoside hydrolase family 2 protein; translated protein: MLEATPLTEGWTVRYEGGEGGELPATVPGCVHTDLLAAGVIPDPFIGRNETEVAWVGRREWTYETQLAAPSVHGRHEVHEQTDLVFDGLDTAAEIRLDGQLLGRVRNMHRSYRFDVTGMTGRLSVRFASAYAEAEAVRERLGERPGAYAEPYQYIRKMACSFGWDWGPTLVTAGIWRPARLEHWSTARIARVRPEVTVDEHGLGHVELAVDVERTRVEAGLTLEARVSGRGLSGGGEVLARGEIDGTSGVVRLEVPDAELWWPRGYGQQALYDVELTLRHADVLLDGWRRRVGFRTVGLDTSSDAHGTGFTLVVNGERLFARGVNWIPDDVFPSRITRERYRERLTQAAGAGVDLVRVWGGGIYESEDFYDACDELGLLVWQDFPFACAAYPEEQPLRGEVEAEARENVVRLMPHPSLVLWNGNNENLWGFRDWAWEQRLAGESWGEGYYLGVLPRVVAELDPTRPYTAGSPWSGSWERHPNDPAHGTHHSWEVWNREDYADYRLEVPRFVAEFGWQAPAAYATMRRALPGERLAADSSGMLHHQKAEDGNGKLERGLARHFPLPEGDFDRWHYLTQVNQARAVATGIEHWRAHWPVCAGTIVWQLNDCWPVTSWAAIDGDGREKPLYHELRRLYADRLLSLQVRGEDVVLAVVNQTAERWAGTVELRRVSVDGGVAGESVRVPFVAERRAVAEVRVPGDVVPVGAKEFLVADVEGAEGAERAEGADGVGLRALYFPVRDSEIPYPRPEFDVSVGPGAVTVTARTLVRDLLLQADRLDPGARADRGLVTLLPGEQVTIGVRGWETPDAETARSALYCVEPAR